The following are encoded together in the Bombus pascuorum chromosome 10, iyBomPasc1.1, whole genome shotgun sequence genome:
- the LOC132911459 gene encoding cyclin-dependent kinase 4-like isoform X1 produces the protein MRPRLLYERRCRCRCRITDGATRPRVRYMEILMKLQESAISIVQSLSQVSVPKSQNVVMAGTSRRPSSELGPDLSSPTPPKKSKFSETSIEGTSEKEHDLSTEKLESVEKLTSTSSLPKNTIELIPGSESETNPFQISEESLDSTKQLIQTNLEGPANVTAGSSKEGQFGSFETIIQMKYSGQEELSGSSSKRSESDSDVQIQTSLLGEDASYQELSLIGNGAYGTVYKAKDLNTGQVVALKKVRVPLTADGLPTSTLREIATLKQLERFEHPHIVRLLDVCQGNYLHLPSADGMSERLDRGLTLWLVFEHVERDLASYMSSCSESGIPSHLLKQMSQEILRGVEFLHSHRIIHRDLKPQNLLVSREGRIKIADFGLAKTYDFEMRLTSVVVTQWYRAPEVLLGCSYATAVDIWSVGCILAELSILEPLFPGTSEGDQLDRIFRTIGTPPCEEWPENVSLSWTAFPYRVPKPLESIIPDLNEHGLDLIKSMLMFDPHRRLTAAQALRHRYFAEDDS, from the exons ATGAGGCCAAGGTTATTATACGAACGCAGGTGTCGATGCAGATGTCGCATAACAGACGGTGCAACACGACCGCGTGTACGGTACatggaaattttaatgaaactccAAGAATCAGCAATATCTATCGTTCAGAGTTTGTCACAAGTGTCTGTTCCCAA AAGTCAAAATGTTGTGATGGCTGGAACATCTCGACGTCCGAGCTCAGAGCTCGGACCTGACCTGTCGTCTCCAACACCACCGAAGAAGTCCAAGTTCTCCGAGACTTCGATCGAGGGAACATCCGAGAAGGAGCATGACTTGAGCACGGAAAAATTGGAGAGCGTGGAGAAATTAACGAGTACGAGTTCCTTGCCCAAGAACACGATCGAATTGATACCAGGCAGCGAGTCGGAGACGAATCCTTTCCAGATCAGCGAGGAATCTTTGGACAGCACCAAACAACTGATCCAAACTAACTTGGAGGGGCCGGCGAACGTGACGGCTGGCTCCTCGAAGGAAGGACAGTTTGGTAGCTTTGAAACGATCATACAAATGAAGTACAGTGGTCAGGAAGAACTGTCTGGTAGCTCTAGCAAGAGGTCAGAGTCGGATAGCGATGTACAAATTCAGACTTCCTTACTCGGCGAGGATGCATCGTATCAGGAATTGTCTTTGATCGGCAATGGAGCTTACGGTACCGTTTACAAGGCCAAAGACTTGAATACAGGACAAGTCGTAGCGCTAAAAAAAGTTAGGGTGCCGCTGACAGCAGATGGACTACCCACGTCTACATTAAGAGAAATAGCTACCTTAAAACAGCTCGAAAGATTCGAGCATCCTCACATT GTGAGACTGTTGGACGTTTGTCAAGGGAATTATCTACACTTGCCTTCCGCCGATGGGATGTCGGAGAGGCTAGATCGAGGGTTGACTTTATGGTTGGTGTTCGAACACGTAGAAAGGGATTTAGCGTCTTACATGTCCTCCTGTTCAGAGTCAGGTATCCCGTCTCATCTGCTGAAACAAATGTCGCAGGAGATACTGAGAGGAGTTGAATTTTTACACAGTCACAGGATCATTCACAGGGATTTGAAACCACAAAATCTATTGGTATCCCGAGAGGGGAGAATAAAGATCGCAGATTTTGGACTGGCGAAAACGTACGACTTTGAAATGAGATTGACTTCTGTG GTCGTGACGCAGTGGTATCGCGCACCGGAAGTCCTCCTGGGCTGCTCTTATGCCACCGCTGTTGATATTTGGTCTGTAGGGTGCATATTAGCAGAATTGAGTATACTCGAACCTCTTTTCCCAGGTACGAGCGAAGGCGATCAACTTGATAGGATTTTCCG AACAATTGGAACTCCGCCGTGTGAAGAATGGCCAGAAAATGTGTCCCTTAGTTGGACAGCTTTCCCTTATAGGGTACCAAAACCTCTTGAGTCAATAATACCTGATCTCAATGAGCACGGattagatttaattaaaagtatgCTTATGTTTGATCCTCATAGACGATTAACTGCAGCTCAGGCTCTCAGACATCGGTATTTCGCTGAAGACGACTCGTGA
- the LOC132911459 gene encoding cyclin-dependent kinase 4-like isoform X2, whose translation MSRHVKIRQESTTYWRGWFPRSSLVYEPRCIGRSQNVVMAGTSRRPSSELGPDLSSPTPPKKSKFSETSIEGTSEKEHDLSTEKLESVEKLTSTSSLPKNTIELIPGSESETNPFQISEESLDSTKQLIQTNLEGPANVTAGSSKEGQFGSFETIIQMKYSGQEELSGSSSKRSESDSDVQIQTSLLGEDASYQELSLIGNGAYGTVYKAKDLNTGQVVALKKVRVPLTADGLPTSTLREIATLKQLERFEHPHIVRLLDVCQGNYLHLPSADGMSERLDRGLTLWLVFEHVERDLASYMSSCSESGIPSHLLKQMSQEILRGVEFLHSHRIIHRDLKPQNLLVSREGRIKIADFGLAKTYDFEMRLTSVVVTQWYRAPEVLLGCSYATAVDIWSVGCILAELSILEPLFPGTSEGDQLDRIFRTIGTPPCEEWPENVSLSWTAFPYRVPKPLESIIPDLNEHGLDLIKSMLMFDPHRRLTAAQALRHRYFAEDDS comes from the exons ATGTCGCGACACGTGAAGATAAGGCAAGAGTCAACCACTTACTGGCGGGGGTGGTTCCCCCGCAGTTCTCTTGTTTACGAACCACGGTGCATAG GTAGAAGTCAAAATGTTGTGATGGCTGGAACATCTCGACGTCCGAGCTCAGAGCTCGGACCTGACCTGTCGTCTCCAACACCACCGAAGAAGTCCAAGTTCTCCGAGACTTCGATCGAGGGAACATCCGAGAAGGAGCATGACTTGAGCACGGAAAAATTGGAGAGCGTGGAGAAATTAACGAGTACGAGTTCCTTGCCCAAGAACACGATCGAATTGATACCAGGCAGCGAGTCGGAGACGAATCCTTTCCAGATCAGCGAGGAATCTTTGGACAGCACCAAACAACTGATCCAAACTAACTTGGAGGGGCCGGCGAACGTGACGGCTGGCTCCTCGAAGGAAGGACAGTTTGGTAGCTTTGAAACGATCATACAAATGAAGTACAGTGGTCAGGAAGAACTGTCTGGTAGCTCTAGCAAGAGGTCAGAGTCGGATAGCGATGTACAAATTCAGACTTCCTTACTCGGCGAGGATGCATCGTATCAGGAATTGTCTTTGATCGGCAATGGAGCTTACGGTACCGTTTACAAGGCCAAAGACTTGAATACAGGACAAGTCGTAGCGCTAAAAAAAGTTAGGGTGCCGCTGACAGCAGATGGACTACCCACGTCTACATTAAGAGAAATAGCTACCTTAAAACAGCTCGAAAGATTCGAGCATCCTCACATT GTGAGACTGTTGGACGTTTGTCAAGGGAATTATCTACACTTGCCTTCCGCCGATGGGATGTCGGAGAGGCTAGATCGAGGGTTGACTTTATGGTTGGTGTTCGAACACGTAGAAAGGGATTTAGCGTCTTACATGTCCTCCTGTTCAGAGTCAGGTATCCCGTCTCATCTGCTGAAACAAATGTCGCAGGAGATACTGAGAGGAGTTGAATTTTTACACAGTCACAGGATCATTCACAGGGATTTGAAACCACAAAATCTATTGGTATCCCGAGAGGGGAGAATAAAGATCGCAGATTTTGGACTGGCGAAAACGTACGACTTTGAAATGAGATTGACTTCTGTG GTCGTGACGCAGTGGTATCGCGCACCGGAAGTCCTCCTGGGCTGCTCTTATGCCACCGCTGTTGATATTTGGTCTGTAGGGTGCATATTAGCAGAATTGAGTATACTCGAACCTCTTTTCCCAGGTACGAGCGAAGGCGATCAACTTGATAGGATTTTCCG AACAATTGGAACTCCGCCGTGTGAAGAATGGCCAGAAAATGTGTCCCTTAGTTGGACAGCTTTCCCTTATAGGGTACCAAAACCTCTTGAGTCAATAATACCTGATCTCAATGAGCACGGattagatttaattaaaagtatgCTTATGTTTGATCCTCATAGACGATTAACTGCAGCTCAGGCTCTCAGACATCGGTATTTCGCTGAAGACGACTCGTGA
- the LOC132911459 gene encoding cyclin-dependent kinase 4-like isoform X3 — MAGTSRRPSSELGPDLSSPTPPKKSKFSETSIEGTSEKEHDLSTEKLESVEKLTSTSSLPKNTIELIPGSESETNPFQISEESLDSTKQLIQTNLEGPANVTAGSSKEGQFGSFETIIQMKYSGQEELSGSSSKRSESDSDVQIQTSLLGEDASYQELSLIGNGAYGTVYKAKDLNTGQVVALKKVRVPLTADGLPTSTLREIATLKQLERFEHPHIVRLLDVCQGNYLHLPSADGMSERLDRGLTLWLVFEHVERDLASYMSSCSESGIPSHLLKQMSQEILRGVEFLHSHRIIHRDLKPQNLLVSREGRIKIADFGLAKTYDFEMRLTSVVVTQWYRAPEVLLGCSYATAVDIWSVGCILAELSILEPLFPGTSEGDQLDRIFRTIGTPPCEEWPENVSLSWTAFPYRVPKPLESIIPDLNEHGLDLIKSMLMFDPHRRLTAAQALRHRYFAEDDS; from the exons ATGGCTGGAACATCTCGACGTCCGAGCTCAGAGCTCGGACCTGACCTGTCGTCTCCAACACCACCGAAGAAGTCCAAGTTCTCCGAGACTTCGATCGAGGGAACATCCGAGAAGGAGCATGACTTGAGCACGGAAAAATTGGAGAGCGTGGAGAAATTAACGAGTACGAGTTCCTTGCCCAAGAACACGATCGAATTGATACCAGGCAGCGAGTCGGAGACGAATCCTTTCCAGATCAGCGAGGAATCTTTGGACAGCACCAAACAACTGATCCAAACTAACTTGGAGGGGCCGGCGAACGTGACGGCTGGCTCCTCGAAGGAAGGACAGTTTGGTAGCTTTGAAACGATCATACAAATGAAGTACAGTGGTCAGGAAGAACTGTCTGGTAGCTCTAGCAAGAGGTCAGAGTCGGATAGCGATGTACAAATTCAGACTTCCTTACTCGGCGAGGATGCATCGTATCAGGAATTGTCTTTGATCGGCAATGGAGCTTACGGTACCGTTTACAAGGCCAAAGACTTGAATACAGGACAAGTCGTAGCGCTAAAAAAAGTTAGGGTGCCGCTGACAGCAGATGGACTACCCACGTCTACATTAAGAGAAATAGCTACCTTAAAACAGCTCGAAAGATTCGAGCATCCTCACATT GTGAGACTGTTGGACGTTTGTCAAGGGAATTATCTACACTTGCCTTCCGCCGATGGGATGTCGGAGAGGCTAGATCGAGGGTTGACTTTATGGTTGGTGTTCGAACACGTAGAAAGGGATTTAGCGTCTTACATGTCCTCCTGTTCAGAGTCAGGTATCCCGTCTCATCTGCTGAAACAAATGTCGCAGGAGATACTGAGAGGAGTTGAATTTTTACACAGTCACAGGATCATTCACAGGGATTTGAAACCACAAAATCTATTGGTATCCCGAGAGGGGAGAATAAAGATCGCAGATTTTGGACTGGCGAAAACGTACGACTTTGAAATGAGATTGACTTCTGTG GTCGTGACGCAGTGGTATCGCGCACCGGAAGTCCTCCTGGGCTGCTCTTATGCCACCGCTGTTGATATTTGGTCTGTAGGGTGCATATTAGCAGAATTGAGTATACTCGAACCTCTTTTCCCAGGTACGAGCGAAGGCGATCAACTTGATAGGATTTTCCG AACAATTGGAACTCCGCCGTGTGAAGAATGGCCAGAAAATGTGTCCCTTAGTTGGACAGCTTTCCCTTATAGGGTACCAAAACCTCTTGAGTCAATAATACCTGATCTCAATGAGCACGGattagatttaattaaaagtatgCTTATGTTTGATCCTCATAGACGATTAACTGCAGCTCAGGCTCTCAGACATCGGTATTTCGCTGAAGACGACTCGTGA